A DNA window from Calliphora vicina chromosome 1, idCalVici1.1, whole genome shotgun sequence contains the following coding sequences:
- the Smug gene encoding single-strand selective monofunctional uracil DNA glycosylase, with protein MLKKKLVRRATNKVVTNDINLQETNNNIKALKTSHLFSTSLWQHVYNLECQLNENLCHFQPGHEITHIYNPVEYAAQLHCEYLKHYLKGTKKLLFIGMNPGHDAENNPSLELWRQFHNLETDLNEKLRHFLPNPVISHIYNPVEYASDIHCAYLKKYLNGRQKLLFIGLNPGPNGMVQTGIPFGNITTVKNIMGLRGTVDKPTIIHPKRPVEGLASTREEPSGKRLWTLFQKLSKGSLDTFFEQCFVHNFCPLVFFNSNGNNITPSELKGPYKQQIRDECLRTTEQILQIIQPEIIVAIGAYVHDTLKKSEYCKNKRLLRLAHPSPRSLNNNNWPEKAENFLNDEDLLKYLRNELYAT; from the exons ATGTTAAAGAAAAAGTTGGTCAGAAGAGCAACAAACAAAGTTGTTACTAACGACATTAATTTGCAGGAGACAAACAATAATATCAAGGCATTAAAAACGTCACATTTATTTTCCACATCCTTGTGGCAACATGTCTATAATTTAGAATGTCAACTAAATGAAAACCTATGCCATTTCCAGCCTGGCCATGAAATAACACACATTTACAATCCCGTTGAATATGCAGCCCAACTGCACTGCGAATATCTGAAGCATTATTTAAAAGGAACTAAAAAGTTATTGTTTATTGGTATGAATCCGGGACACGATG CCGAAAACAATCCATCTCTAGAACTATGGAGACAATTTCACAATTTAGAGACGGACTTAAATGAAAAACTTAGACATTTTCTACCAAATCCAGTAATATCTCATATTTATAATCCAGTTGAGTATGCCTCTGATATACATTGTgcttatcttaaaaaatatttgaatggaCGGCAAAAATTATTGTTCATTGGTTTGAATCCAGGACCTAATGGTATGGTGCAGACAGGT ATACCCTTTGGCAATATCACAACCGTAAAAAATATTATGGGACTTCGCGGTACAGTTGACAAACCGACCATAATTCATCCCAAGCGTCCTGTCGAGGGCTTGGCAAGTACACGTGAAGAACCAAGTGGCAAACGTCTATGGACTTTATTTCAGAAGTTATCAAAGGGATCTCTTGATACATTTTTTGAGCAGTGTTTTGTACACAACTTTTGCCCACTAGTGTTTTTTAACAGCAATGGTAACAATATCACACCAAGTGAATTAAAAGGTCCTTATAAGCAACAAATTCGCGATGAATGTTTACGCACCACTgaacaaatattgcaaataatACAACCAGAAATCATTGTAGCTATTGGGGCGTATGTGCATGATACTCTTAAaaaatctgaatattgtaaaaataaacgTCTATTACGCCTGGCACACCCCAGTCCCAGATcgttaaataataacaattggCCAGagaaagcagaaaattttttgAACGATGAGGATTTGCTAAAGTATTTGAGAAATGAATTATATGCAACTTGA